The following proteins come from a genomic window of Sorghum bicolor cultivar BTx623 chromosome 3, Sorghum_bicolor_NCBIv3, whole genome shotgun sequence:
- the LOC110433764 gene encoding probable terpene synthase 2 — protein MRGRVEQLKWEVRRMFQAGNAMDLPDDTVTLVDALERLGVDNHFREEIDVALSRIHGDGEDDTDVGSSHNLHAVALRFCLLRQHGFWVPTDVFDKFRDGMRGFNAELRHNPRGLLTLYNAAHMAVPGEAVLDDAMAFARRHLEADAARGKLRSPLAEQVCRALETPGPRFMRRLETMHYITEYEREEGHNATVLELARLDLNLVRSLHLKELRSLTL, from the exons ATGAGAGGGAGGGTGGAGCAGCTCAAGTGGGAAGTGCGCCGGATGTTTCAGGCCGGCAATGCCATGGACCTGCCTGATGATACCGTGACTCTAGTGGACGCGCTGGAACGCCTTGGCGTAGACAACCATTTCCGCGAGGAGATCGACGTCGCGTTAAGCCGGATCCATGGCGATGGCGAGGACGACACGGACGTTGGCAGCTCCCACAACCTGCACGCAGTTGCGCTCCGGTTTTGCCTGCTTAGGCAACATGGCTTCTGGGTGCCTACAG ATGTGTTTGACAAATTCAGAGATGGCATGAGAGGTTTCAACGCAGAATTGAGACATAACCCAAGGGGCCTGCTTACCCTGTACAACGCCGCTCACATGGCAGTCCCAGGAGAGGCAGTCCTAGACGACGCCATGGCCTTTGCCAGGCGCCACCTGGAGGCCGACGCTGCAAGAGGCAAGCTCAGGTCACCGCTGGCGGAGCAGGTGTGCCGTGCGCTGGAGACACCGGGGCCCCGGTTCATGCGCCGACTGGAGACCATGCACTACATCACCGAGTACGAGAGAGAGGAGGGCCATAACGCCACCGTGCTCGAGCTCGCGAGGCTGGACTTGAACCTCGTCAGATCTCTCCACCTCAAGGAGCTCAGATCGCTCACCTTGTAA
- the LOC8062381 gene encoding (+)-germacrene D synthase codes for MDDTYDVHATLEECQMLNEAIQRWDETAATSLPKYMRMLYIKTLRNINGIEDILEPFEKYRMMAYIQKQLFNPVSYKLQSNNYLQEAKWSNGKHIPSLKEHADVTLMSTGLPFLFSLALMAAGQVVVTKESLEWALSVPTMVRASGEIGRLLNDISSYKRGKNKNDVASTVESYMKEHGATGEEAMAAIKTMVEQAWRRINGACMELGRTMQPALQWLVAMTRMLEVFYLHGRDGLTYGYDIKEIVAFLFLKQVPV; via the exons ATGGATGACACCTACGATGTCCACGCCACCTTGGAGGAGTGCCAAATGTTAAATGAAGCAATACAAAG GTGGGATGAAACTGCTGCCACTTCTCTACCGAAATATATGCGCATGTTGTACATCAAAACACTGAGAAACATCAATGGAATCGAGGATATTCTGGAACCGTTTGAGAAATACCGCATGATGGCTTACATACAAAAACAG CTTTTCAATCCCGTTTCG TATAAATTACAGTCGAACAATTACCTTCAAGAGGCCAAATGGTCCAATGGAAAGCATATCCCAAGCTTGAAGGAGCATGCGGATGTGACACTTATGTCGACGGGTTTGCCGTTTCTGTTCTCCCTGGCGCTAATGGCCGCGggccaagtggtagtaaccaaagaaTCACTGGAGTGGGCACTCAGTGTGCCTACCATGGTGCGTGCTAGTGGAGAAATAGGTCGTCTCCTCAATGATATATCTTCTTATAAG agaggaaaGAACAAGAACGATGTGGCCAGCACCGTGGAGAGCTACATGAAGGAACATGGTGCGACGGGGGAGGAGGCGATGGCGGCTATCAAAACGATGGTGGAGCAAGCATGGAGGAGGATAAATGGGGCGTGTATGGAGCTAGGCCGCACCATGCAACCAGCGCTGCAATGGTTGGTGGCCATGACAAGGATGCTAGAGGTTTTCTACCTTCATGGCAGGGACGGCCTCACCTACGgctatgacatcaaggagattgTCGCCTTCCTCTTCCTGAAGCAAGTCCCGGTTTAA